From the genome of Gorilla gorilla gorilla isolate KB3781 chromosome 4, NHGRI_mGorGor1-v2.1_pri, whole genome shotgun sequence:
AGCCAAAGGAGAGAGCCGGCCAGGGGAGCCAAGGAGGCACAGGAGAGTGGCCCCGGGTTCTGACAAGTGCCCCgtccctctctgtgccttggggCTTCCTTATCCGTGCTGTGGGAGGAATAACACCACCCCAATGGGATTGCAGCACGGCCCCCACCTGGAACACAGTGGGCACCCCAAAATGTGCTTCATGCTGTGCTGGGTGCCAGCCAGTGACCCTCAGAGAAGTCAGGGTGCAGGCAAAACCATCAGCCCGTGAGCCTTCCCCAGGCCTGGCCAGCTACAGTGAAGGAGTGAAggccggtgtgtgtgtgtgtgtgtgtgtgtgtgtgtgtgtgtgtgtgcgccggtgtgtgtgtgtgtgtgtgtgcgccggtgtgtgtgtgtgtgtgtgtgtgtgtgtgtgtgtgtgtgtgtaccccaTGCAGTCACCCACAGGGCATCAGAAGTGAATGAAAGGAGGGCTCAGGGGCCAGGCTGGACCCTCTTTGTGAATAAGGGGGTTCTCCTCCCTCGCCCTCAGAGGGAACTGTCTCAGAAGCCAGGCCAGACTGGGCACAGGGAACTCAAAGCCACCATCCCCAGGGTGGGGGTCTGCTGGGGGTGGTGGAGGCCGCATGGGGGGAGTGAATTTACTAAAAACAGGAAGCTCTTCATGAACACACGCATGTTCACAGGAAGGAATGCCATCAGTGGAGGCCTTGGGAGGTGGGGGCCAGTGCCTGGGGTGAGCTGCCCACTTCTGCTGTGACTGGCCCTGGTGACTTGGCTGGGAGTTGAGTGCTGGCAGCACCTGCTGTGGCCTCTGGGCCGCAGGGAGGGCAGGCAGGACATGGGAGGTGGCCAGAGCCCCAGGCCCTGGACAAGCTGTGCCCGTTCTGGCTCCTGCTGGTCAGGTTTATGATTTAGGGACCAGGGGGATGGGAAGGGTCGAACACCTTCTGCCTTGGGTTGGAAAGGCCAGGACTTCCTGGTCCTGCTGCCACATTATTCACTAAGGTTGCCTGGAGGGCAGGGacgggggtggggatggggtgccATTGGGGAGCTGGGAGGGGCCATTCTGACCTCAGAGCCCTGATCCTTGGGGGGCAGCTTAGATCCCCTGCAGTCTGTGTGGGAACCAAAGAACAAGTTCCAGGTTCTGCGTCCACACACCCCCCGCTGACAGGCGGCCTGCGGTTGCCATGGCAACGGCAataccacccctcccccacagctGCGTGGTCaccagggaagggaggggggacTTATTTTTGGTTACAAAAGGGAAGAcggagggaaagggaggagggaggggagcagcCATCTCTTCTCTCCCTGGGCTGACTGGGGGTGGTCAGGGGCATGGGGGGCACGGGGTGGGAGAAGGCTTAGAGACACCTTCTCCCACCAGCTCCCCTCCCACAGCCAGCGAGGGATTCTAGAACCAGGTGATGGAATCCCTCAGTGCCCTCCTGGTGGGCACGCCTTCCTGTGAGGAAGCTCTCTACCTCTGGACTCTCAGCCTGCCAAAGGGGTCCTCACCCAGCCAGGGAAACCTGGGTGCCCCATTCACTCAGCCAACCCCACTCCAAGGCTCACGAATTCCAAAATCCAGTCCTACTCCTGAAGATGAGGTCTGACAGCTGCGGGCCCTCAGTTCCTGGCACCTGGGGCCTGACCCGGCTTGGGGACCGCGTGGgtccccttctttccttctcattcTGGTGTCCTGGACCCCCTCTCACCAGCCTCCTCCCAGTCTCTCCCTCCACTTCCCTCTGGCCACAGGAGGGAAAACAACCCATTAGAGATGTAATCACCGTGGTGGTGGGGACTTTCCTGACAAGTCCCAAGGGACCAAGCCCCACACCCTTAGACACCCCCATGAGCTCTCCCTCATATCTCACTGCTAACCCATCAGCAGATCAGCTCCTGGGCACTGCGGCAGCCCCTGAACTGTCCCTGCATTCTGCCTTCACCTCTATAGCTCCCCTCCCTGCTCCAAACCAATGCCCTCCACctcactctcctgcctcccctgcccctgcttcctccctccctccctccttctactCCTCCCTGCTGTTTCTCTGGAAGGCTCCCTCCCTGCCGCACCTCAACATTTGCAGTCTCCAGAGGCCTCCATCTCTGGCCTCCtcccagccgccccttcccccagggctTCCCACCTTCCCTGCcctgaattctctttttttttttttttgagacagagtctctctctgtcacccaggttggagtgcagtggttcaatcttggcttactgcaaactctgcctcaattctcctgcctcagcctcctgaatagctgaatgacgggcacccgccaccatgcccagctgatttttgtatttttagtaaagacggtgtttcgccacgttggccaggctggtctcaaacccctgacctcaggtgatctgcccgcctcggcttcccaaagtgctggaattacaggcatgagccactgcgcccggccccctgCCCTGAATTCTCTTTCTCCCATGCACTCACTGCCTCCCGATCTATTAGACAACATGCCTGCTTCATTTATGGGCTGTCTCTCCACTAGACTGTGAACTCCAGGAGGGCaggcatttttgtcttttattctctgccatatccccagtgcctagagcATAAACGCTCAATAAATTTTTGGGCAAACAAATGAACTTCCTTTCGCCCACCTTGCCTAGGCCATCCCCACACATGACACCCTTTCACCCCTAGCACAGGGGAGAACGCACAGGGCTGGGGCTGCCGTCATGCAGTTGGCTCTGCCCTAGCCTCAGTATATGGCCTCCAGCCAGCCAAGCAGCCTCTTCtctttcgctctgttgcccaggctggaatgcagtggcgcaatctcagctcactgcaaccttcgcctcctgggttcaagcaatcctcctgcctcaacctcctgagtagctgggactacaggtgtgcaccaccacacctggttaatttttgtattttttatagagacagggcttcatcatgttgcctaggctggtcttgaactccagggctcaagtgattcacgtGCCTCTGCCTcgcaacatgctgggattacaggcgtgaatcactatGCCCGGCCCCAACCTCGtctttctcagcctcagtttccccttctataTGATGAAGAGATCAGATTGGAACTCCTCTAGCTTCCGCTGTGATGAAGCTCCAAGATGCCTTCAGCATCTCTCCAAGGTCCAGGTCCCGGTAGAAGGGAGTGGGGTATAGACACGGAATTCACAAAGAACGGGAGTGGGGACACCTGGTGGTACCTGCTTGGGAGAAATCTCCTGGCCTTAAAGCCCCCACCCTGGAACAGGGGGAacaggggtgggtggagggggacaGGGTGGGGTAGTTGTGGAAGGCTAAAAACACACTTGAGAAAGGTTTCTCCAAAAATATGTCCATATTTTAATCATGCCTAAAGTCCCACCTGGGAAGGCTAAGGACCGGAAGCCTGGAACTTGGAGAGCTGAGGCAACAGAGAGGCTGCGTGCAGAAGTGAGCCGTCATCGCAGGAAGCCGGCCAGCAGGCAGGCCAGCATGGGGCccagcagggcaggcagggccCAGGGCAGCGGCCGACCTGGGGCCCCGGACTTTACCACCGTGCGCTGCCCCAGCTGCTGCAGGGGCCTGACATTGTCCTTCATGCTCAGTGTCTGTTCCTTGTCGTAGTACAGCTTCTGAGAGAATGCCAGGATCTGCGGAAGTGATGGGGCTCAGCAGGTCGGGGCAGGGGGAGCTGCACTCCCTGCCGTGTGACCTCAGGCAGGCACCTCGTCCTGTCCTGGGAACCCTCATTAGGAAAGAGGGGCTCTGAACCCCTGGCTGTCAAGGTGGTCGTGAAGATGATAAGAATAGGGAATGTAAATGAGGTGCGTGGCATGGGTGAAGGCTAAGTGCCCATTGGCTTCCTTTCACTCACACCCCAGGGGGCCCGCAATGCCTGCTTCTCTTGTCACTCTTACTACAGGACAGTGGCTCTCAAACTTGAGCATGCGTTAGCATCAGCTAGGGGGCGGGCTTGTTGGGCCCCAGATGCCTGGGCTCCACCCCCAGAGTTCCTGATTCAGTAGCTCTGAGGATtagcatttctaacaaattccccCAGTGATGATGTTGACTCCACTGGTCCAGGGGccgcactttgagaaccactgttttggAATGAAAGCAGTGCAAGGGTAGGGATTTGGGTCCTTTGGGCTCACTGCTGTCTCCCCAGAGCCTCGTTCATTATAGAAACCCCAGCACCATTTTCTGAATGACTCCACCTTCCCCTGCCCCCTGTCTAGCCCCCAGTCTGGTGATGGAACAGCTCAGGCTTTTCTTGCCTGTCTTCAGTGAATGTCCATGATTAACAATGGACTTCAGTTACCTGGGCTCCCCACCCGTATCCTGAGGGACCTCTGAGGGCAGACAGAGGGATAATTTCTGGggagccaggcagtgggagcccaTGCCCTGCCCCAGGCCCTGTGCACCTGTTCTCTGTGAAGCTGAATGGGCTCCTGGAACACAGTCCAGACGACCTTCTCATCGCAGGTCGGTGTGGTGAGTGAGCCCAGGTAGCGGAAgtagtgcctcagtttctcctcctTGGGGAGCAGGTCCAACAGGCTGCTCTCTGCCATCGTAGTGCTCATCTCTGAGATAGGGGCAGAGGACACTGTCAgtgagggtgggagaaggagcCCCTCTTCCCCTGCACTCTGAGAGCCCAGCTCCCCGCACACCCACCCCTTCCTCTGTGGGAGGAATCCCCCTCCTCACCTCAAGCCCTTCTCCCCCATCCTGACTCACCAGGTTTGGGGATATTAGACAGTGCCTCCACCAGTGGCTGGAAGCCCTCGTTCACCTGGGTTCCAGcctggaaagggagggaagggtcTTGAGAAAGTCTGCAGGgagccagtggtggtggccagtTCATTCTCCCGATCTGGGGACGGAAGGCCAGGCAGCTTCTGGGATTGAGGCTCTGGGCTCCCCACCTGGCCCGGGGACATGCAACCCCAGAAACAGAGGCGGAAGTTGGAGTCTCCCCGCCCCCTCCTGCCTCGCTGGAGTCCCAGGTCTCTGAATCCTAAGAAGAAGCTCTCAGCCCCGGGTTCCCCGGGAAGTGGGGGATGGGAGTCCCACCTCCACCAGAAAGGCCAGCACCGCAATTTCGTCTTCAGGGTCCTGGGCCTCTTTCACATTCCTCGATgtccccttctctttctcatgTACTATGTGCATCTGGTCGGGGTGGAGGGGTGAAAAGGGGACCTATGAAGGGCCTGGACTACCCTCCTTGCCCAAGGCAGGTGCGCGCCCAGAGCCCAGACAAGGTCCCAGTCGGGAAGGGGCCCTCACCTCCATGGCAAAGCGCTCCCCATCAAGGCTGTGCTCCGAGCCGTTATATGGCCAGTTGGACCAGTGCAGGTGCAACTGTTTGGCCTGGTATGGGGCAGGCAGTCCTCCTCCAGAAATGCTGGCCTTGTTCTCCAGCAACATCATCACTGGGGGCACAGAAGGGGCAGAGTCCTCGAAccagcctccctcagcctcctccagctcctcatCCCAGCTTCACCCAGATGGGACATTGTCTCCTGCCTCCCACCCTTCATGGGCTCTGGTTCTGGCCTGCAGGGGGGGCgcagggtggggcagggtgggacAGCCCCGGACCTTTCCCTGGCCTCCTCCTTGgtctccctgcctgcctccccctcTTTTGCACCCTCCACTGCCCCAAACTGCAGCTCTGTCCTGGTGCCTTCTCTGCGTCCACCTCCTCCGTGGTGCCCTGGTGTCCTCGGGGTAATGTCCAAACTCCTCAGGCCTGGGTGATCTGCCCCTGGGCCCCAGCCCAGCTGCCCCTGGGCCTTGCTTGGGCTCCGCCTGGCTTCACTGTCTGTCCTTCCTCCACACAGAGCTCCTGGCAGTCCTCTGAACACGCCTAGCTGTTCCATGCCTCCGCGCCTTTGCACATGTCCTTCTTCCTGGAACGTTTCCTGCCCCCCAATCCCAGACTGGTCTGACAAAAGTAACGAAAACATACTAGAGTGCTCTCTCCTCCTGGAAGCTGTCCTCCCCCTTAGGATTTTCAGCCACCTCACAGCACAGATGGGCCTGGGTCTGGCACACCCTCCTGGGAGGAGCCCCATCGTCTCAGTCCTTGGGGAACTCGGGTGCCCAGGCCTGCCTGGGGCCTCCATCCAGCCCACCTGAGTGCCCGTTATTTTGGACAGTCCATGTTTGCTTCTTATCGTAGCCAGAGAAGAAGAAGCGTCCCAGTTTTTTGTCCACCTTTGCCTTGGTGGTGACGATGTTGATGGGGGACTGGCGGGCCTTCTGGCAGTTTCCACCCCACTTGACTGGCACTGAGCAGGGAGAGAAGGTGGGCTGAGAGTCGGGTGCCTGACACCAAGGTGTAGCCCCCACCACCCCACTGAAGTCAGGCCCACCCACTCAGTTCCCACACAGAAACGCTTTGGGGTGGCCTGAAGGCTGTGCTGCAGGGATGCTCAGCTCAGAACTCCACTCTCGCCCTCCCtgggccctcctcctcctcctccacagaAACATACATGCAAGGCTGGGGAGTCTAGCCCCAGTGTGGAACAGGGTGGGAACAGGGTTGCCAACTGTTGACTGTGAGCTCCGGGGTAGGGACAACTTCATGAGGTGGTGCACATGGCCTCTCCAAGCCCTGGGTTTCCCAAATGTAAAATGGGAACTGCAGAGATAATCCGCTTCCCTGGGATGTCAGAGAGTTTAAAGGAGGCGGATGGAGAGGGCTTTGGAAACTGTGGAGTGGGACCCCCGGGGGGACTGCTGAGCATCATCTGAGGAATGGGAGGGAGAGGAGTAACCCTGGAGGAGCTGGTTTCCCGAACCCTGGTGACCCCAACACCAGGTGGGCCAGGGTCAGGAGCAGGCAGCACTGCTCAGTCACCAAAACACAGCAGACTGCAGGGTTTGTATTCGAATTGGTCAGCATTCAAATAAAAGCGTAAAGGACCATCACTCAGGCACCCTGCAAGGGGTGTCACTGGGATAGAAACAACTCCCCGTTTTATTATGGGAAACAGCAAAACGCCTTTCTTCCTTTAATGCTGCTGCCAATTTATTCCACAGGGAACATGCCCTCTCGATGACAGCAGGTGCCAGTGAAGACTCAGGTCACTCTATGCTCCCTGGTCCCTGAGCACCAGGACAggagagtgtgagtgtgtgtttgtgtgtgtgagtgtgagagtgtgggtttgtgtgagtgtgtgtgtgcgtgtgtgagtgtCAGAGtgagtgtgtgcttgtgtgtgtgttgtgtgtgtgtttctgtgtgagtgtgtgtgtttgtatatctgtgtgtgtgtgtgagagagagagagagagtgtgtgtgtgtgtgtgtgtgtgtgtgtgtgtgtatgctgggAACTGATATCTGCCTGGGAAGCCACCATCACCCCTCCCCTTCCCACTCTTCTGGGGTCTCCATTTCGGCCTGCGTGGTGCCCACCATGCACAAAGAGCAGTCCCCTGGACTGGCTGTACTCACCCAAGCAGGGGTAGTTGGAGGACTCGGCTTGAACATCGTAGCACCAGTGTGACTCTGGAGCAGAGAGGAAGGGTGTGAAGTGTGCGTGCGTGTGTCTTGTTGCTCACACACACAGGAGGATCAGAGGCTGGGCCTACCCCTGGGGTTGGAGCCCCTCTTGGGCTGGGATGGAGTGTTCTTGGCAGCAGGATTGAGGGCCCAGGAAAAGAGACTCAATTGAAAACCAAGCAGGGGCTGATCAACAGGTCAGCTGGCATAgggctctgttccccaggcagggccaggccaAGCAGCCACTGGCCC
Proteins encoded in this window:
- the CA4 gene encoding carbonic anhydrase 4 isoform X3 — encoded protein: MRMLLALLALSAARPSASAESHWCYDVQAESSNYPCLVPVKWGGNCQKARQSPINIVTTKAKVDKKLGRFFFSGYDKKQTWTVQNNGHSVMMLLENKASISGGGLPAPYQAKQLHLHWSNWPYNGSEHSLDGERFAMEMHIVHEKEKGTSRNVKEAQDPEDEIAVLAFLVEAGTQVNEGFQPLVEALSNIPKPEMSTTMAESSLLDLLPKEEKLRHYFRYLGSLTTPTCDEKVVWTVFQEPIQLHREQILAFSQKLYYDKEQTLSMKDNVRPLQQLGQRTVVKSGAPGRPLPWALPALLGPMLACLLAGFLR
- the CA4 gene encoding carbonic anhydrase 4 isoform X2, which encodes MWRWTPRPLESHWCYDVQAESSNYPCLVPVKWGGNCQKARQSPINIVTTKAKVDKKLGRFFFSGYDKKQTWTVQNNGHSVMMLLENKASISGGGLPAPYQAKQLHLHWSNWPYNGSEHSLDGERFAMEMHIVHEKEKGTSRNVKEAQDPEDEIAVLAFLVEIGRMNWPPPLAPCRLSQDPSLPFQAGTQVNEGFQPLVEALSNIPKPEMSTTMAESSLLDLLPKEEKLRHYFRYLGSLTTPTCDEKVVWTVFQEPIQLHREQILAFSQKLYYDKEQTLSMKDNVRPLQQLGQRTVVKSGAPGRPLPWALPALLGPMLACLLAGFLR
- the CA4 gene encoding carbonic anhydrase 4 isoform X1: MFKPSPPTTPAWCQSSGVETARRPASPPSTSSPPRQRWTKNWDASSSLATIRSKHGLSKITGTQVGWMEAPGRPGHPSSPRTETMGLLPGGCARPRPICAVRWLKILRGRTASRRREHSMMMLLENKASISGGGLPAPYQAKQLHLHWSNWPYNGSEHSLDGERFAMEMHIVHEKEKGTSRNVKEAQDPEDEIAVLAFLVEIGRMNWPPPLAPCRLSQDPSLPFQAGTQVNEGFQPLVEALSNIPKPEMSTTMAESSLLDLLPKEEKLRHYFRYLGSLTTPTCDEKVVWTVFQEPIQLHREQILAFSQKLYYDKEQTLSMKDNVRPLQQLGQRTVVKSGAPGRPLPWALPALLGPMLACLLAGFLR
- the CA4 gene encoding carbonic anhydrase 4 isoform X4 produces the protein MRMLLALLALSAARPSASAESHWCYDVQAESSNYPCLVPVKWGGNCQKARQSPINIVTTKAKVDKKLGRFFFSGYDKKQTWTVQNNGHSVMMLLENKASISGGGLPAPYQAKQLHLHWSNWPYNGSEHSLDGERFAMEMHIVHEKEKGTSRNVKEAQDPEDEIAVLAFLVEIGRMNWPPPLAPCRLSQDPSLPFQAGTQVNEGFQPLVEALSNIPKPEMSTTMAESSLLDLLPKEEKLRHYFRYLGSLTTPTCDEKVVWTVFQEPIQLHREQILAFSQKLYYDKEQTLSMKDNVRPLQQLGQRTVVKSGAPGRPLPWALPALLGPMLACLLAGFLR